One stretch of Miscanthus floridulus cultivar M001 chromosome 18, ASM1932011v1, whole genome shotgun sequence DNA includes these proteins:
- the LOC136520487 gene encoding transcriptional elongation regulator MINIYO-like: MDTPTKRRNQPGGAHPTRRKVVEDPFHPAPPTPAAAAASPSRLVGAIVEKGFAAAAPSSAPRPSVLPFPIARHRSHGPHWGPAAKDASKNGAADDDDEMDMDETDYHPVAADAAGPVPRKEKKGMDFSRWREFVGDAPPKRRQGKPVQAKKQSDQRIDAGAVASKVGGVAATGRALEGGAMRLDSGELEGGAMRLDSGNAREGPGAVLSVSDVVSKKPMSQAESRDELVKAGEVRNSTSQAESMDLDGRESSMEAEISAENMARLAGMSAGEIAEAQADIVNKLNPALVEMLRRRGREKSGGTKDVGKDKGLENSGPQKTKRATPGDWLTAGEHSGHSWKVWSERVERIRSCRFTLDGDILGFQFSHEQQDGKKMHSESVAERDFLRTEGDPAAVGYTIKEAVALTRSMVPGQRVLAFQLLASILNRALQNLHKIDLMDNVKGMNSNEEFDDWQAIWSYALGPEPELVLSLRMALDDNHDSVVLSCAKVVNVMLSCEFNESYFEFSEKVGNGKDICTAPVFRSKPDLDGGFLEGGFWKYNTKPSNILPHYGDNDEDEADDKHTIQDDVVVSGQDVAAGFVRMGILPRICFLLEMDPSPALEDYLVSVLVALARHSPHSADAILNCPRLIQSVTKLLINQGSMEIRSSQIKGVTLLKVLSKYNRQTCLNFVNHGVFQQALWHWYRKAGTIEDWVRSGKEKCKLSSAMMVEQLRFWRTCISYGFCIAHFADFFPVLCLWLSPPEFEKLSEHNVLVEFSSVARESYLVLAALAQRLPLLHSVEQLSNQDLGVSASYIETCSWSHVVPMVDLALSWLHLNDIPYVSSLISGQNRNTEHMVEASYLILVIASVLGMLNSILERISPDVTPEDKSYSLPWIPDFVPKIGLGIISNGFFSCSDTVAVRNAEHQSFCCASLVQGLCYMRCHGNVDVSLSSISCLQRLVQLSWSVDRVIQGAKKSCSECFNESGTGVAGKLLGEGISSLWHNDLLHLLTSLLPMISSQWSISQNIEMFGRGGPAPGVGFGWGACGGGFWSLKCLLAQLDSQLVVELIKCFSSVQGSPVILDEGVKSDNVTNTVVTASNWISSSLGLSLIAGPGQIYMLEKAFDMIFEPSILKYLKSSIHKFASDMELLKPFEWDINEDEYLLFSSVLNSHFRSRWLAVKKKHSDKYAGNNSSTKISKTPETLETIQEETELTEAVNQPCNTLVVEWAHQRLPLSVQWILSAVCCIDDPKGTLSTSANYILDVSRAGLIFLLGLEAISATLCLHAPLIWKIHALSVSIRSSMRLLQEDRSRDIFCTLQELYGQHLNRLCQKFCKSNSVEEVKGVAVATSEEAMEMISSLEVLRFQEKIHGSYTTFVESLVDQFAAVSYGDFVFGRQVAIYLHRKVEPAVRLAAWNALSNAYVLDLLPPLDKCIGNAQGYLEPLEDDEKILESYAKSWTSGALDKALQRDSMAFALAKHHLSGFVFQSSDSGKTLRNKLVKSLIRCYAQKRHHEAMLKSFVLQGITQDSNSSGNELGWRFEILKDACEMNSSLLGEVQRLKACLGQ; the protein is encoded by the exons ATGGACACGCCGACGAAGCGGCGGAACCAGCCCGGCGGCGCGCACCCTACACGCCGTAAGGTCGTGGAGGATCCCTTCCACCCCGCACCCCCTACAcctgccgcggcggcggcgtccccgTCCCGCCTCGTCGGCGCCATCGTCGAGAAGGGCTTCGCTGccgccgcgccctcctccgcgccccgcCCCTCCGTCCTCCCCTTCCCCATCGCCCGCCACCGCTCCCACGGCCCC CACTGGGGTCCCGCGGCGAAGGACGCCTCCAAGAATGGGGctgcggacgacgacgacgagatgGACATGGACGAGACAGACTACCATCCTGTGGCGGCTGATGCAGCTGGTCCTGTGccaaggaaggagaagaagggcatGGATTTTAGCCGGTGGCGTGAGTTTGTTGGCGATGCTCCCCCCAAGCGGAGGCAGGGGAAGCCAGTGCAGGCCAAGAAACAGAGTGATCAGAGAATTGATGCTGGGGCTGTGGCTTCTAAGGTTGGTGGTGTGGCAGCTACGGGGAGAGCATTGGAGGGAGGTGCTATGCGGCTTGACAGTGGAGAATTGGAGGGAGGTGCTATGCGGCTTGACAGTGGGAATGCTAGGGAAGGACCCGGTGCTGTGCTTTCGGTTTCTGATGTGGTGTCCAAGAAGCCAATGAGTCAGGCTGAATCGAGAGATGAATTGGTGAAGGCAGGTGAGGTTAGGAATTCGACATCACAAGCAGAGAGTATGGACCTGGACGGCAGGGAGTCATCGATGGAAGCAGAGATCAGTGCAGAGAACATGGCTAGGTTGGCTGGGATGTCTGCAGGGGAGATTGCAGAGGCCCAAGCAGATATTGTAAATAAGCTGAACCCTGCATTGGTGGAGATGCTGAGGCGGCGGGGAAGGGAGAAATCTGGAGGCACGAAGGATGTGGGTAAGGACAAGGGTCTGGAAAACTCAGGACCGCAGAAGACCAAAAGGGCTACACCAGGGGATTGGTTGACTGCTGGTGAACATAGTGGGCACTCTTGGAAGGTGTGGAGTGAGAGAGTGGAGCGGATCAGGTCTTGTAGGTTCACATTAGATGGAGACATATTGGGGTTCCAATTTTCTCACGAGCAACAAGATG GCAAGAAGATGCATTCAGAAAGTGTTGCTGAGCGTGATTTCCTTAGAACTGAAGGAGATCCTGCAGCTGTTGGGTACACAATCAAGGAGGCAGTGGCACTTACCAGGAGCATG GTTCCGGGGCAGCGTGTGCTTGCATTTCAACTTCTTGCTTCTATTCTGAATAGGGCATTGCAGAACCTTCATAAGATTGATCTAATGGATAATGTTAAAGGAATGAATTCTAATGAAGAATTCGATGACTGGCAAGCAATTTGGTCCTATGCCCTTGGGCCTGAACCAGAGTTGGTACTCTCCCTAAG GATGGCTTTGGATGATAACCATGATTCTGTAGTTCTGAGTTGTGCTAAAGTAGTTAATGTCATGCTGAGCTGTGAGTTCAATGAATCCTATTTTGAATTTTCAGAG AAAGTAGGTAATGGAAAAGATATCTGCACAGCTCCTGTATTTCGTAGCAAACCTGACCTAGATGGAGGCTTTCTTGAAGGTGGGTTTTGGAAATACAACACAAAACCATCAAATATACTCCCACATTatggtgacaatgatgaggacgaAGCTGATGACAAGCATACAATTCAGGATGATGTTGTTGTGTCTGGCCAAGATGTTGCTGCTGGTTTTGTTAGGATGGGGATACTTCCACGAATCTGTTTTCTGTTGGAG ATGGACCCATCTCCTGCTTTAGAAGATTATCTTGTATCGGTTCTTGTAGCACTAGCCAGGCACTCTCCACATTCTGCTGATGCAATCTTGAATTGCCCAAGACTTATTCAAAGTGTTACTAAGCTGTTGATAAATCAAGGATCAATGGAAATTCGCTCCTCACAAATCAAAGGGGTTACTCTCTTGAAG GTTTTGTCCAAATACAACAGGCAAACTTGCTTGAATTTTGTGAACCATGGAGTTTTTCAGCAGGCATTGTGGCACTGGTACAGAAAAGCTGGTACTATTGAGGACTGGGTAAGATCTGGAAAGGAAAAATGCAAGCTTAGTTCAGCAATGATGGTTGAGCAGCTGCGGTTTTGGAGAACCTGCATCTCTTATGGGTTTTGTATAGCTCATTTTGCTGATTTCTTTCCTGTTTTGTGTCTGTGGCTCAGTCCTCCTGAGTTTGAGAAACTAAGTGAACACAATGTTCTTGTTGAGTTTAGTTCTGTTGCTAGAGAGTCATATCTTGTCTTAGCAGCTCTGGCACAAAGGTTACCGCTCCTTCATTCAGTGGAGCAGCTTTCCAATCAAGATCTGGGAGTTTCTGCCAGTTATATTGAGACATGTTCTTGGAGCCATGTTGTCCCGATGGTAGACTTAGCGTTATCTTGGTTACATCTTAATGATATTCCCTATGTAAGTTCACTAATCAGCGGGCAGAATAGGAATACAGAGCACATGGTAGAGGCAAGCTATTTGATTTTGGTGATTGCTTCTGTGCTAGGCATGCTTAATTCAATTTTGGAAAGAATATCACCAGATGTCACTCCTGAGGATAAAAGTTACAGCTTGCCCTGGATACCGGATTTTGTCCCCAAAATTGGCCTGGGCATAATTAGTAATGGATTTTTCAGCTGCTCGGACACTGTTGCTGTTAGAAATGCAGAGCATCAGTCTTTTTGTTGCGCGTCTTTGGTGCAGGGACTATGTTATATGAGATGCCATGGTAATGTTGATGTATCATTGTCTTCCATAAGCTGCCTTCAAAGATTAGTGCAGCTATCTTGGTCTGTTGACAGAGTGATCCAGGGAGCCAAAAAAAGTTGTTCCGAGTGTTTCAATGAGTCTGGAACAGGTGTAGCTGGCAAGCTACTAGGAGAAGGTATCTCCAGTTTATGGCATAATGATTTGCTACACTTGCTGACTTCGCTATTGCCAATGATTTCATCACAATGGTCCATATCACAGAACATAGAGATGTTTGGTAGGGGAGGGCCAGCTCCTGGTGTTGGGTTTGGCTGGGGGGCATGTGGTGGAGGGTTTTGGTCTCTTAAATGCCTACTTGCACAATTGGATTCGCAGTTGGTTGTAGAATTGATCAAATGTTTCTCTTCAGTTCAAGGAAGTCCTGTCATCCTCGATGAAGGTGTGAAGTCAGATAATGTGACTAACACAGTTGTGACAGCTTCAAATTGGATCAGTTCTTCCCTAGGGTTGTCTTTGATTGCCGGACCTGGACAAATCTATATGTTGGAGAAAGCTTTTGATATGATTTTTGAACCTTCTATTCTGAAGTATCTCAAATCATCTATACACAAATTTGCCTCTGACATGGAATTACTGAAACCTTTTGAATGGGACATAAATGAAGATGAATATCTGCTCTTCAGCAGTGTTCTCAATTCACATTTCAGATCCAGATGGTTAGCCGTCAAGAAGAAGCATTCAGATAAATACGCAGGAAATAATAGCAGCACTAAGATTTCAAAAACACCAGAGACATTGGAGACAATTCAGGAAGAAACAGAATTGACAGAAGCTGTAAATCAACCTTGCAACACATTAGTGGTAGAGTGGGCGCATCAGAGACTGCCTCTTTCTGTCCAATGGATTCTAAGCGCAGTTTGCTGCATTGATGATCCAAAAGGCACGCTCTCAACATCAGCCAACTATATTCTTGATGTCTCAAGGGCTGGTCTTATCTTCCTTTTAGGTCTGGAGGCCATTTCAGCTACCCTGTGCCTCCATGCTCCTTTGATCTGGAAAATTCATGCACTTTCGGTCTCTATCCGCTCTAGCATGCGTTTGCTACAAGAAGACAGAAGTAGGGATATTTTCTGTACTTTACAGGAATTGTATGGCCAGCATCTGAACAGGTTATGCCAGAAATTCTGTAAATCTAACTCTGTTGAGGAAGTTAAGGGTGTTGCAGTGGCCACTTCAGAGGAAGCAATGGAGATGATCAGTAGCCTCGAAGTTCTCAGGTTCCAGGAGAAAATTCATGGAAGCTACACTACTTTTGTTGAGAGCCTAGTTGATCAATTTGCAGCTGTCTCATATGGAGATTTTGTTTTTGGTCGGCAAGTGGCCATTTATCTGCATAGAAAGGTTGAGCCAGCAGTACGGCTTGCAGCATGGAATGCACTGTCTAATGCGTATGTGCTTGACCTGTTACCCCCGCTAGACAAATGCATTGGCAACGCCCAAGGATACTTGGAGCCTCTTGAG GATGATGAAAAAATTTTGGAATCTTATGCTAAATCATGGACGTCTGGTGCCCTTGACAAAGCTTTACAGCGTGATTCCATGGCCTTCGCATTGGCAAAGCATCACCTTTCAGGCTTTGTCTTCCAGTCCAGCGATTCTGGCAAAACGCTGCGAAACAAGCTGGTCAAATCGCTTATCCGGTGCTATGCACAAAAGCGGCATCATGAG GCTATGCTGAAGAGCTTCGTTCTGCAAGGCATCACACAGGATTCCAATAGCAGTGGCAATGAGCTTGGATGGCGATTCGAAATCTTGAAGGATGCCTGTGAGATGAACTCCTCCCTCTTAGGTGAAGTCCAGAGACTGAAGGCATGTCTTGGCCAATGA